In Papaver somniferum cultivar HN1 chromosome 1, ASM357369v1, whole genome shotgun sequence, a genomic segment contains:
- the LOC113356274 gene encoding uncharacterized protein LOC113356274, with product MVHDCEGRMKELMWGSDSERDILHYFFIQARKMRRMTIIVIFFHLPNENELLLCCDGASRGNPGTAGYGFIVRNYIGAFIFAESGGLGITTNYVAEFILCIKAMEWAVENQNVRLILQSDSKTCIITLKQQKISWFFLARWQKVMAGIHSISFNHVYREINFSADHFAKKGVHLQKG from the coding sequence ATGGTCCATGACTGTGAAGGGAGAATGAAAGAACTTATGTGGGGTTCTGATTCTGAAAGAGATATTTTACACTACTTCTTTATCCAGGCAAGGAAAATGAGAAGAATGACAATTATTGTGATCTTTTTTCACCTGCCAAATGAGAATGAATTGCttttatgttgtgatggtgcctcTAGAGGCAATCCAGGTACTGCAGGATATGGATTTATAGTTAGAAACTATATTGGTGCTTTTATTTTTGCAGAATCTGGTGGTCTGGGAATTACTACTAACTATGTTGCAGAATTTATATTATGTATCAAAGCTATGGAATGGGCTGTTGAAAACCAGAATGTCAGATTAATTCTGCAATCAGATTCGAAGACTTGTATTATAACTTTAAAGCAACAGAAGATTTCATGGTTTTTCTTGGCAAGATGGCAAAAGGTTATGGCTGGTATACATTCAATATCTTTCAATCATGTTTATAGGGAAATCAATTTCTCTGCTGACCATTTTGCTAAAAAAGGAGTTCACTTGCAGAAGGGATAG